In Sphingopyxis sp. FD7, a single window of DNA contains:
- a CDS encoding GcrA family cell cycle regulator yields MSWTDERIEQLRSMWEKGLTASQIADELGGVSRNAVIGKAHRLGLKSRPSPVKATEKAAKPAKPAAPAAPKPAPAAATVRPAAPAAPRPAPVSARPEPRPAAEAPRETSSDVAPKPDAPRIVSIGPGGFIRQGPGDQQAPIPPAPPRRLVPAKPSPEIADKTSLLDLNDRICRWPMGHPGEPDFHFCGEAVNPGFPYCVEHCGRAYQAQLPRGTRRPPPPPPFGGPRVR; encoded by the coding sequence ATGTCGTGGACCGATGAGCGCATCGAACAGTTGCGCAGCATGTGGGAAAAGGGCCTGACCGCCAGTCAGATCGCCGACGAACTCGGCGGCGTCAGCCGCAATGCCGTCATCGGCAAGGCGCACCGACTGGGGCTGAAATCGCGTCCCTCGCCCGTCAAGGCGACCGAAAAGGCCGCAAAGCCCGCCAAGCCTGCGGCGCCCGCCGCACCGAAGCCCGCACCCGCCGCTGCCACGGTGCGTCCGGCCGCCCCTGCCGCGCCGCGTCCGGCGCCGGTTTCCGCACGCCCCGAACCCAGGCCTGCGGCCGAAGCCCCGCGCGAAACGAGCAGCGACGTCGCGCCGAAACCCGATGCGCCGCGCATCGTCTCGATCGGCCCCGGCGGCTTTATCCGTCAAGGCCCCGGCGACCAGCAGGCGCCGATCCCGCCCGCGCCGCCGCGTCGGCTGGTGCCCGCCAAGCCGAGTCCGGAAATTGCCGACAAGACGAGCCTGCTCGACCTCAACGATCGCATCTGTCGCTGGCCGATGGGGCATCCGGGCGAGCCTGACTTCCATTTCTGTGGTGAGGCGGTGAACCCCGGCTTCCCCTATTGCGTCGAGCATTGCGGCCGCGCCTATCAGGCACAGCTGCCGCGCGGCACGCGGCGTCCGCCCCCACCCCCGCCCTTTGGCGGTCCGCGAGTTCGTTAA
- the hspQ gene encoding heat shock protein HspQ, whose protein sequence is MMPESAPETPNRPVAPLVGRARFAPGDIVRHRMFDFRGVVFDIDPVFANSDEWYEAIPEEIRPAKEQPYYHLLAENGDSSYIAYVSQQNLVADGDGGPIDHPQIETMFDGLEQGRYRVRAIHRH, encoded by the coding sequence ATGATGCCCGAATCCGCCCCCGAAACCCCGAACAGACCCGTGGCGCCGCTGGTCGGTCGCGCGCGCTTTGCCCCTGGCGACATCGTGCGCCACCGCATGTTCGACTTTCGCGGCGTCGTGTTCGACATTGACCCGGTCTTTGCGAACAGCGACGAATGGTATGAAGCGATCCCCGAGGAAATCCGACCGGCAAAGGAGCAGCCCTATTACCATCTGCTCGCCGAAAATGGCGATTCATCCTATATCGCCTATGTCAGCCAGCAGAATCTGGTCGCCGATGGCGACGGCGGCCCGATCGACCATCCGCAGATCGAAACGATGTTCGACGGGCTGGAGCAGGGCCGTTACCGCGTCCGCGCAATCCACCGTCACTAG
- a CDS encoding Yip1 family protein produces the protein MADLSPNGSGPAAGIVRRARDILLKPKEAWPVIAAEPATTKSIYVPYVVVLAAIGPFASLIGGQLIGFPALGVTWHPPIGAALTSAILSYGLTLATVFVLALVIDGLAPSFGGQKDQIQALKVAAYSGTAAWVGGVFGLIPMLGLIGLLFALYGLYILYLGLPVLMKVPQDKAAAYAAIVVIVAVVLFLIIGAVVSSITAPSLLGTQL, from the coding sequence ATGGCTGATTTATCACCCAATGGTTCCGGCCCCGCCGCGGGCATCGTCCGGCGCGCCAGGGACATATTGCTCAAACCCAAAGAAGCGTGGCCGGTGATCGCCGCCGAACCGGCGACGACGAAGTCGATCTATGTCCCCTATGTCGTCGTCCTGGCGGCGATCGGGCCGTTCGCCTCGCTGATCGGCGGCCAGCTCATCGGGTTCCCGGCGCTTGGCGTGACCTGGCATCCGCCAATCGGCGCCGCGCTGACCTCCGCGATTCTGTCTTATGGGCTGACCCTGGCGACCGTCTTTGTCCTGGCGCTCGTCATCGACGGGTTGGCGCCCAGTTTCGGCGGTCAAAAGGACCAGATCCAGGCGCTGAAGGTTGCCGCCTATTCGGGCACCGCGGCGTGGGTTGGCGGCGTTTTCGGGCTGATCCCGATGCTCGGCCTGATCGGGCTGCTGTTCGCGCTCTATGGCCTCTATATCCTCTATCTCGGCCTGCCCGTGCTGATGAAGGTGCCGCAGGACAAGGCAGCGGCTTACGCGGCCATTGTTGTGATCGTTGCGGTCGTGCTGTTCCTCATCATCGGCGCCGTGGTCTCCTCCATTACCGCGCCGTCGCTGCTCGGCACGCAGCTATGA
- a CDS encoding transposase — protein sequence MTPGNTHDAKVATLAINAVPPSEYLVADKGYDSNALRAWLIERGTTPAIPARSNRKARIEHDRKIASAMTSSACSAASRTGGASPHASTATSRPSWSLSPSPPSSLGGSNESKPKAPIVRHQQLSTMPVRALHARKARDRRAAHV from the coding sequence CTGACACCCGGCAATACGCACGATGCCAAGGTCGCCACGCTGGCGATCAATGCCGTGCCACCGTCAGAATATCTGGTTGCCGACAAGGGCTACGACAGCAACGCCTTACGCGCCTGGCTGATCGAGCGCGGCACCACGCCGGCCATCCCCGCCAGGTCCAATCGCAAGGCGCGCATTGAACACGACCGGAAAATCGCCAGCGCAATGACGTCGAGCGCATGTTCTGCCGCTTCAAGGACTGGAGGCGCCTCGCCACACGCTTCTACCGCAACATCAAGACCTTCATGGTCACTATCGCCATCGCCGCCTTCGTCACTTGGTGGCTCCAATGAGTCCAAACCCAAAGCTCCTATCGTACGACATCAGCAGCTTTCAACGATGCCCGTTCGAGCGCTCCACGCGAGAAAGGCGCGAGATCGCCGCGCAGCCCATGTTTGA
- a CDS encoding sugar kinase: MTLQSRTILCFGEIVMRLSVPAGEMPLQSPRFDAWVGGAEANVAVALAALGHRSRMVSAVPSGTIGDAPIAELRRHGVDIGAILRRGGRMGLYYHIAGGPMRAAEVVYDRADSAFARAAPTEWDWDALLGGADWLHLSGVTPALGAAAAESAFAAARAARARGIGVSFDGNWRGRLWERWHDDPAAILRPIVEQATLLFGNHRDASLLLGQEFSGDGEDRRRAAALALLDRFPALTHVASTARHVVGADEHCIVARIDTREAWAATADAVIAPIVDRVGTGDAFAAGILDGLWQGLALVDVAAHGLSLSALKHGLRGDLAPFSRGALERASLKAADVVR; the protein is encoded by the coding sequence ATGACGCTTCAATCCCGCACCATTCTCTGCTTTGGCGAAATCGTCATGCGTCTCTCCGTCCCCGCCGGGGAAATGCCGCTACAATCGCCGCGCTTCGACGCCTGGGTGGGGGGCGCGGAGGCGAATGTGGCCGTCGCGCTTGCGGCGCTCGGCCATCGCAGCCGCATGGTCAGCGCCGTGCCTTCGGGCACGATCGGCGACGCCCCCATCGCCGAATTGCGGCGGCACGGGGTCGATATCGGTGCGATCTTGCGCCGCGGCGGACGGATGGGCCTCTATTACCACATTGCCGGTGGTCCGATGCGCGCGGCCGAAGTCGTTTACGACCGCGCCGATTCGGCCTTTGCACGCGCTGCGCCGACCGAGTGGGACTGGGATGCATTGCTCGGCGGCGCCGACTGGCTGCACCTTTCGGGAGTGACACCCGCGCTTGGCGCGGCCGCGGCCGAATCGGCCTTTGCCGCCGCCCGCGCAGCGCGTGCGCGCGGAATCGGCGTGTCGTTCGACGGCAACTGGCGCGGCCGTTTGTGGGAGCGCTGGCACGACGACCCCGCCGCGATCCTGCGCCCGATTGTCGAGCAGGCGACGCTGCTCTTCGGCAATCACCGCGACGCCTCGCTGCTCCTGGGGCAGGAATTTTCGGGCGATGGCGAGGATCGGCGACGCGCGGCCGCGCTGGCTTTGCTCGACCGTTTTCCGGCGCTCACCCACGTCGCATCGACGGCGCGGCATGTCGTGGGCGCTGATGAGCATTGTATCGTTGCGCGTATCGACACGCGCGAAGCGTGGGCCGCAACCGCCGACGCCGTAATTGCGCCGATCGTCGATCGCGTCGGCACCGGGGACGCCTTTGCGGCGGGTATCCTTGATGGACTGTGGCAAGGTCTCGCCTTGGTCGACGTGGCTGCGCACGGTCTTTCGCTCTCGGCGCTCAAACATGGGCTGCGCGGCGATCTCGCGCCTTTCTCGCGTGGAGCGCTCGAACGGGCATCGTTGAAAGCTGCTGATGTCGTACGATAG
- a CDS encoding metal-dependent hydrolase yields the protein MDNLTHSLVGALLGQMGLKKKTGLAIPTLVVAANLPDIDAACLFWLDGVQHLGFRRGITHGPVAMLVLPLILWVLMIAFDRWQERRGNRPVDRLPVHRGWLLALACIGCLSHPALDWLNNYGIRLLEPFSSQWFYGDSIFIIDLWIWIALAVSLWLSFRRERRGAASWWRPAWIGFVAVSAYIFANGLITGAAERMASGALAAGGTADALVVASPPPLAFWRRDIFWRTADRYGTATFTPGVGGAVDLTGAPTGMNDPRLAMWVKGDPDARAFLFWARMPVAERDGDALVLRDQRFMHPLAEERFQVRLTAPDTASAPQ from the coding sequence ATGGATAATTTGACACACAGCCTTGTCGGCGCATTGCTGGGACAGATGGGGCTCAAGAAGAAGACAGGGCTGGCGATTCCGACGCTGGTTGTGGCGGCGAACCTGCCGGACATCGACGCGGCCTGCCTGTTCTGGCTCGATGGGGTGCAGCATCTGGGCTTTCGGCGTGGGATCACCCATGGGCCGGTTGCCATGCTGGTGCTGCCGCTCATCCTCTGGGTGCTGATGATTGCCTTCGACCGCTGGCAGGAACGGCGTGGCAATCGACCGGTCGATCGCCTTCCGGTCCATCGCGGCTGGCTGCTCGCGCTTGCCTGCATCGGGTGTCTCAGTCATCCGGCGCTCGACTGGCTCAACAATTACGGCATCCGCCTGCTCGAACCCTTCTCGTCGCAATGGTTCTATGGTGACAGCATCTTCATCATCGACCTGTGGATCTGGATCGCGCTGGCGGTCTCGCTCTGGCTGTCGTTCCGGCGTGAACGGCGCGGCGCGGCGAGCTGGTGGCGCCCGGCGTGGATCGGTTTCGTGGCCGTTTCGGCCTATATCTTCGCGAATGGGCTGATCACCGGCGCGGCGGAGCGGATGGCGTCGGGCGCGCTGGCCGCGGGCGGCACGGCGGACGCGCTCGTCGTCGCGAGCCCGCCGCCGCTCGCCTTCTGGCGGCGCGACATTTTCTGGCGCACCGCCGACCGTTATGGCACGGCAACGTTCACGCCCGGCGTCGGCGGGGCCGTCGACCTGACCGGCGCGCCGACGGGAATGAACGATCCGCGGCTCGCCATGTGGGTCAAGGGCGATCCCGATGCGCGCGCCTTCCTGTTCTGGGCGCGGATGCCGGTGGCCGAGCGCGATGGCGATGCGCTGGTGCTGCGCGACCAGCGTTTCATGCACCCGTTGGCGGAGGAGCGTTTCCAGGTCCGGCTGACCGCCCCCGATACGGCGAGCGCCCCCCAATAG
- a CDS encoding IS3 family transposase (programmed frameshift), which translates to MAKVGKRYFTDEFKREAVTLWETSGRMQTDVARELGIMPTMLRRWQRALEIKGTVPAAKPLSSPMASPADQASEIARLRRELDRTRMERDILKKAGRHLRGDATVKFQFIRAHAGTWPVSVMCRMLGVSRSGYYDWRDRPPSMRTTANTVLLGDIRRIQARHSGRYGSPRMHAALRAEGRGCSRGRVERLMRRHGIRALAGRRFRPSTTDSRHYLPIAPNLLAQRFEATAPNRVWLADISYIPTGEGWLYLAAVLDLATRKIVGWAMRDHMRTELTLAALMMAAQRQRPLRGLVHHSDRGSQYAAGAYVDQLTAIGATASMSRTGNCYDNAPMESFFHTLKVELVHQCRWATHLEARQALFGYIEGYYNRNRMHSALGYLTPEQAEQRMTG; encoded by the exons ATGGCGAAGGTTGGGAAGCGATATTTCACAGACGAGTTCAAGCGCGAGGCTGTGACGCTGTGGGAGACGAGCGGTCGGATGCAGACCGACGTTGCGCGTGAGCTGGGGATCATGCCGACGATGTTGAGGCGCTGGCAGCGGGCACTGGAGATCAAGGGGACAGTGCCTGCGGCGAAGCCGCTATCATCGCCGATGGCGTCGCCGGCGGATCAGGCGTCGGAGATTGCCAGGCTGCGCCGCGAACTCGATCGCACGCGCATGGAGCGCGACATTCTGAAAAAAGCGG GTCGGCATTTGCGCGGAGATGCCACGGTGAAGTTCCAGTTCATCCGCGCCCATGCTGGCACCTGGCCGGTCAGCGTCATGTGCCGCATGCTCGGTGTGTCGCGCAGCGGCTATTACGATTGGCGCGATCGGCCGCCGAGTATGCGCACGACGGCGAACACCGTGTTGCTCGGCGATATCCGTCGGATCCAGGCGCGGCATTCCGGGCGATACGGCAGTCCCCGGATGCATGCCGCGCTGCGCGCGGAAGGGCGCGGCTGCAGCCGCGGTCGTGTCGAGCGGCTGATGCGCCGCCACGGCATCCGTGCGCTTGCCGGTCGCCGCTTTCGGCCCTCGACGACCGACAGCCGCCATTACCTGCCGATCGCGCCGAACCTGCTCGCGCAGCGCTTCGAAGCCACGGCGCCGAACCGCGTGTGGCTGGCCGATATCAGCTATATCCCGACCGGCGAAGGCTGGCTGTATCTGGCCGCCGTGCTCGATCTGGCGACTCGCAAGATCGTGGGCTGGGCGATGCGGGATCACATGCGCACCGAACTGACGCTCGCTGCGTTGATGATGGCCGCCCAACGGCAGCGACCGCTACGCGGACTCGTGCATCACTCCGATCGCGGATCGCAATATGCCGCCGGGGCTTATGTCGATCAACTCACTGCGATCGGCGCGACCGCGTCGATGAGCCGCACTGGGAACTGTTACGACAACGCGCCGATGGAGAGCTTCTTCCATACGCTGAAGGTCGAACTGGTCCATCAATGCCGCTGGGCAACGCATCTCGAAGCCCGGCAGGCTCTGTTCGGATATATCGAAGGCTATTATAATCGGAACCGCATGCACTCGGCCCTCGGGTATCTCACCCCCGAACAGGCCGAGCAACGCATGACGGGCTAA
- a CDS encoding 2-keto-4-pentenoate hydratase, translated as MSLSARADDAATLLIEARRAGTALAAFPRPAPATLEDAYAVQRRLCDALALPVLGWKVGRIPGPLVASLAAERLAGPILRSVDVSDGTPGQARIFVGGTGAIEAEVMLRLDRVPDHLPSLADAPDYVSEIRVGFEVASSPAPDVHDLAPFGIIADIGINNGLLIGPPLARDGFDRLGVETRIEGASVGRGRACDVLDGPWGSLRFLVDLHLRGVIALAPGQWISAGAITGVHPIVPGEHATASFGSAIRIACTAVPETGLP; from the coding sequence ATGAGCCTGTCCGCGCGTGCCGACGATGCGGCGACCCTGTTGATCGAGGCCCGCCGGGCGGGAACGGCGCTCGCCGCCTTTCCGCGCCCAGCTCCGGCGACGCTTGAGGACGCCTATGCCGTGCAGCGGCGGCTTTGCGATGCGCTGGCCTTGCCAGTGCTCGGCTGGAAAGTCGGGCGTATCCCCGGTCCGCTCGTGGCCTCGCTCGCTGCCGAGCGGCTCGCGGGGCCGATACTGCGGAGCGTCGACGTCTCCGACGGTACGCCGGGTCAGGCACGGATATTTGTCGGTGGCACGGGCGCGATCGAGGCTGAGGTGATGCTCCGCCTCGACCGCGTGCCCGATCATCTTCCCTCGCTCGCCGACGCGCCCGATTATGTGAGCGAAATCCGCGTGGGTTTCGAGGTTGCGAGTTCGCCCGCGCCCGATGTCCACGACCTCGCTCCCTTCGGCATCATTGCCGATATCGGGATCAACAACGGCCTGCTGATCGGCCCCCCGCTTGCGCGCGACGGCTTCGACCGGCTTGGGGTCGAAACCCGGATCGAGGGCGCCAGCGTCGGCCGCGGGCGCGCCTGCGATGTGCTCGATGGTCCCTGGGGTTCGCTCCGCTTCCTCGTCGATCTTCATCTGCGCGGCGTCATCGCGCTCGCGCCCGGTCAATGGATTTCGGCAGGGGCGATCACGGGGGTCCATCCGATCGTTCCGGGCGAGCACGCGACCGCAAGTTTTGGCTCGGCGATCCGCATCGCCTGCACCGCCGTTCCCGAAACCGGACTGCCCTGA
- a CDS encoding PaaI family thioesterase, which yields MRPFGQDFEFARALGLQMVARGGGCCTMAIDIERERHFNPQGVAHGGVAYSLADTAMGGALFSTLDEGLWCATLEIKFNYHVGVREGRLICEASVLHKGKRVANIDARLFQHDRLVASANGNFAIFPAPKN from the coding sequence GTGAGGCCGTTCGGCCAGGATTTTGAGTTCGCGCGCGCGCTCGGCCTGCAAATGGTCGCGCGCGGCGGCGGATGCTGCACAATGGCGATCGACATCGAGCGTGAGCGGCATTTCAATCCGCAAGGTGTCGCGCACGGCGGCGTCGCCTATTCGCTCGCCGACACCGCGATGGGCGGGGCGCTGTTCAGCACGCTCGACGAGGGGCTCTGGTGCGCGACGCTGGAGATCAAGTTCAACTATCACGTCGGTGTGCGCGAAGGCCGCCTGATTTGCGAGGCCAGCGTGCTCCACAAGGGCAAGCGCGTGGCCAATATCGACGCCCGTTTGTTCCAGCACGACCGGCTCGTCGCGAGCGCCAACGGCAATTTCGCCATTTTCCCGGCGCCGAAGAATTAG
- a CDS encoding FadR/GntR family transcriptional regulator produces MAERRLFEDIADAIRDLILDGTYPPGARLPGERELSERFEVSRVTIREAEIALQATGWIHIRTGAGAYVESQIPGDSKRLPPVSAFEVTEARSLFEAEAAALAAPTISAETLAKLDELLAAMADEAASEDEISVIDREFHMTIAAASNNKAIIHVIESLWRMRMELPEVRQSHSLVCRKDGRARQSEHADVVEALRRRDAAGARLAMRRHFNRLLESMLDETEERALDELRRRAAESRERYLLSAKLA; encoded by the coding sequence ATGGCCGAACGCCGCCTTTTTGAAGACATCGCCGACGCCATCCGGGACCTGATCCTCGACGGCACCTATCCCCCCGGCGCACGCCTTCCCGGCGAACGCGAGCTGTCCGAACGGTTCGAGGTCAGCCGCGTGACGATCCGCGAAGCTGAAATCGCCTTGCAGGCGACGGGCTGGATTCACATCCGCACTGGCGCCGGGGCCTATGTCGAATCGCAAATCCCGGGCGACAGCAAGCGCCTGCCCCCAGTCAGCGCCTTCGAAGTCACCGAAGCGCGTTCGCTGTTCGAGGCCGAGGCGGCCGCACTCGCCGCGCCGACGATCTCGGCCGAAACCCTCGCGAAGCTCGATGAACTGCTCGCTGCGATGGCGGACGAGGCCGCGAGCGAGGACGAGATCAGTGTCATCGACCGCGAGTTTCACATGACGATCGCGGCGGCATCGAACAACAAGGCGATCATCCACGTCATCGAGAGTCTGTGGCGTATGCGCATGGAATTGCCCGAGGTTCGGCAGAGCCACTCGCTCGTCTGCCGCAAAGATGGCCGCGCGCGACAGTCCGAACATGCCGATGTCGTCGAAGCGCTCAGGCGCCGCGATGCCGCAGGCGCGCGCCTCGCGATGCGGCGGCATTTCAACCGCCTGCTCGAATCGATGCTCGACGAGACCGAAGAGCGCGCACTCGACGAACTGCGCCGCCGCGCCGCAGAAAGCCGCGAGCGCTATCTGCTGAGCGCGAAGCTCGCCTGA
- a CDS encoding ABC transporter permease, with translation MNGQPQNSNPDSANIRSGPAFAEPGVPHIRALNVPAMRALYVKEVRRFFKVQLQTIWAPAITTLLFLVIFTVALGGAGRTVIGVPFADFIAPGLIMMAMLQNSFANSSFSLLVGKIQGTIVDYLMPPLAVGELVIALVGAAITRAILVGFVLWIAMLFWPGVDVGADHLWAVAVFGILGAMMLGFLGLITSVWAEKFDHAAAVTNFVVTPLALLSGTFYSVDLLAPWFQGIAHANPVYYAIMGFRYGFIGTVDATIANPVPTAALVLVAVNVVLGFVTYRLLASGWKLKA, from the coding sequence ATGAACGGCCAGCCCCAAAATTCGAACCCCGACTCAGCAAATATCCGCTCAGGTCCGGCTTTTGCCGAACCCGGCGTCCCGCACATCCGCGCGCTCAACGTGCCGGCCATGCGGGCGCTATATGTCAAGGAGGTGCGGCGCTTTTTCAAGGTCCAGCTGCAAACAATCTGGGCGCCCGCGATCACGACGCTCCTTTTCCTTGTCATTTTTACCGTGGCGCTTGGCGGGGCCGGGCGCACCGTCATCGGCGTCCCCTTCGCCGATTTCATCGCGCCCGGGCTCATCATGATGGCGATGCTGCAGAACAGCTTCGCCAATTCCAGCTTTTCGCTGCTCGTGGGCAAGATCCAGGGAACGATCGTCGACTATCTGATGCCGCCGCTCGCGGTCGGCGAGCTGGTTATCGCGCTGGTCGGCGCCGCGATCACGCGCGCGATCCTCGTCGGTTTCGTACTCTGGATCGCGATGCTGTTCTGGCCCGGCGTCGATGTCGGAGCCGATCATCTGTGGGCGGTCGCGGTCTTTGGCATACTGGGGGCGATGATGCTGGGTTTCCTCGGACTCATCACGTCGGTCTGGGCCGAAAAGTTCGATCATGCCGCGGCGGTGACCAATTTCGTCGTGACCCCGCTGGCGCTGTTGTCGGGCACTTTCTACTCGGTGGACCTGCTCGCGCCCTGGTTTCAGGGGATCGCCCACGCCAACCCCGTCTATTATGCGATCATGGGCTTTCGTTACGGCTTTATCGGAACGGTCGATGCGACAATCGCCAATCCCGTGCCGACCGCGGCGCTGGTGCTCGTCGCGGTCAATGTCGTGTTGGGATTTGTGACCTATCGCCTGCTGGCCTCGGGCTGGAAGCTCAAGGCCTGA
- a CDS encoding alpha/beta hydrolase: MRRLFLSVAAAAAVLPASPPSAARESDEPASIVRDLVYRQADGVALHLDLYLHPDARRAPVPVLLYFHGGGWARGARPADWQAFRPYLDAGFSVAAVQYRLAGEASAPAAVIDARCALHWAGANAARFGFDPDQILLAGSSAGAHLALMAGLLPASNAIDAPDCRNPPRAAAVIDFYGPTDLAVLRSGEGGLHPTVARWIGARGDAAEMARAMSPLTWLDAASPPIFIVHGDADKVVPIAQSQLLKHRLDALGIRNDFVVVPGGGHGKFDAATRAAMMARLVAWLCAAKIPSDGACSDAD, encoded by the coding sequence ATGCGGCGTCTTTTTCTGTCGGTCGCAGCGGCGGCGGCGGTGCTTCCGGCATCGCCGCCGTCGGCCGCGCGCGAAAGCGATGAACCGGCATCGATCGTGCGCGATCTCGTCTATCGGCAGGCCGACGGCGTAGCGCTCCATCTCGATCTTTATCTTCATCCCGACGCGCGGCGCGCGCCGGTACCCGTCCTCCTCTATTTTCACGGCGGCGGCTGGGCGCGCGGCGCGCGGCCCGCCGACTGGCAGGCGTTCCGGCCCTATCTCGATGCCGGATTCTCGGTCGCGGCGGTGCAATATCGGCTGGCGGGCGAGGCGAGCGCGCCCGCCGCGGTGATCGATGCGCGTTGCGCTTTGCACTGGGCGGGCGCTAACGCCGCCAGGTTCGGTTTCGATCCGGATCAAATCCTGCTGGCGGGAAGCTCGGCGGGGGCACATCTGGCGCTGATGGCGGGCCTGCTGCCCGCGTCGAACGCGATCGATGCCCCCGATTGCCGCAATCCGCCGCGCGCTGCCGCGGTGATCGACTTTTACGGCCCCACCGACCTTGCGGTGCTGCGATCGGGCGAGGGCGGACTGCACCCCACGGTCGCCCGATGGATCGGTGCGCGCGGCGACGCCGCGGAGATGGCGCGAGCCATGTCGCCGCTGACCTGGCTCGACGCCGCGTCGCCGCCCATCTTCATCGTGCACGGCGATGCCGACAAAGTCGTCCCCATCGCCCAGTCGCAGTTACTCAAACACCGCCTCGACGCGCTTGGCATCCGCAACGATTTTGTCGTGGTACCGGGCGGCGGCCATGGGAAATTCGATGCGGCGACACGCGCGGCGATGATGGCGCGGCTGGTCGCATGGCTCTGCGCGGCCAAAATCCCCTCGGACGGAGCATGTTCCGATGCCGATTGA